The Coffea arabica cultivar ET-39 chromosome 4e, Coffea Arabica ET-39 HiFi, whole genome shotgun sequence genome includes a window with the following:
- the LOC113739534 gene encoding uncharacterized protein encodes MAFFSNMVFEGTVILYFLQHLLIISATGLSVHQHHFPFRHSLETDKAALLAFKGSISFDPYSRLANWNETTHVCRFTGIACDGRHHHRVVRLNLNDSGLVGRLSPFISNLTQLRVIELVNNQFSGFIPSEFGFLRNLHHIKLDGNNLCGPIPETFSFLANLTLVALSGNNLSGTIPPSFFSNCTSLHNVDLSENFLSGKIPAEIGSCPKLWTLNIYSNQLEGGIPSSITNASELINLDAENNQLSGELPVDIVSKLYSINYLHLSYNNMISQDANTNLEPFFTALSNCSELEELELAGMRLGGSLPYSFGGVTKTLAILLLQENHIHGSIPPQIAHLSNLKLMNLTLNQFNGTIPDEIGQLSYLERLSLSFNSFSGEIPAALGQLSRLGLLDLSNNQLSGKIPESFGDLVNIYYLFLNNNLLSGKIPRSLGKCRDLNKLDLSYNKLTGSIPPEMGIRGIAIFLNLSHNQLEGHIPIELSKLENVQEIDLSSNQLGGIIFVQISSCIALQTINLSNNFLEGQLPESLGELWSLKVVDVAWNKLSGRIPTSLNKVSTLTFLNLSFNNFDGRIPTGGIFDFATNLSFVGNQHLCGIIPGFPTCHQKLEFFHSHLFLIILCSVVSVSMFLSTICCVIGCQRLKVVIGSTSQPERENQMPPEVMHNFPRITYKELAEATGGFEDQRLIGSGSYGRVYKGVLPDGTSIAVKVLHLQTGNSTKSFNRECQVLKRIRHRNLMRIITACSLPDFKALVLPYMANGSLDSRLYPHPRTGLSSGSSDLSLLQRINICSDIAEGMAYLHHHSPVKVIHCDLKPSNVLLNDDMTALVSDFGIARLVMTIGAGNAGVMENMGNSTANLLRGSVGYIAPEYGFGASASTKGDVYSFGVMVLEMVTRKRPTDDMFVGGLSLHRYVKCYYHREVEKIVDSSLIRAVKDETPEVKKMSEVAIGELIELGILCTQDSPSARPTMLDAADDLNRLKKYLGGDTTATFASSLGISSSTFSSDW; translated from the exons ATGGCATTTTTCTCCAATATGGTCTTCGAGGGAACTGTAATCCTTTACTTCCTACAACATTTATTAATAATCTCTGCAACAGGTCTTTCTGTTCACCAACACCATTTCCCATTTCGCCACTCTCTGGAAACAGATAAAGCAGCACTCTTGGCGTTCAAAGGGAGCATATCATTTGATCCATACTCCAGACTTGCAAACTGGAATGAGACCACTCATGTGTGCCGCTTCACTGGCATTGCATGCGACGGACGGCATCATCATCGTGTTGTGAGGCTTAATCTCAATGATTCTGGTCTGGTTGGTAGACTTTCGCCATTCATATCAAACCTAACACAGCTGCGAGTGATAGAGCTAGTCAATAACCAGTTCTCTGGCTTCATTCCATCAGAGTTTGGCTTCCTTCGTAACCTTCATCATATCAAGCTTGACGGGAACAATTTGTGTGGTCCAATCCCAGAGACGTTCTCTTTTCTTGCCAACCTTACATTGGTCGCTCTGAGTGGAAATAACTTGAGTGGTACAATTCCACCTTCGTTCTTTTCCAACTGCACATCATTGCACAATGTAGACCTCTCTGAGAATTTTCTGAGTGGCAAAATTCCGGCTGAAATTGGAAGTTGCCCAAAATTATGGACTCTCAACATTTACAGCAACCAACTCGAAGGAGGAATCCCTTCCTCTATAACCAATGCCTCAGAACTAATCAACTTGGATGCTGAAAACAACCAACTTTCTGGTGAACTGCCCGTGGACATAGTTTCAAAGCTATATAGCATCAACTATCTTCATTTGTCATACAATAATATGATCAGTCAAGATGCCAACACTAATCTAGAACCTTTCTTCACTGCCCTGTCAAATTGCAGCGAACTGGAGGAGCTGGAATTAGCTGGCATGCGCCTCGGAGGGAGCTTGCCGTATTCCTTTGGAGGAGTTACTAAAACACTTGCGATTTTGTTGCTGCAGGAAAATCATATACACGGGTCAATTCCTCCTCAGATTGCACACCTGTCCAATCTCAAACTGATGAATTTGACACTCAACCAGTTTAATGGTACCATTCCAGATGAAATTGGTCAGTTATCATATTTGGAACGACTTTCTCTATCATTTAACTCCTTTTCTGGGGAGATTCCAGCAGCGTTAGGACAGTTGTCTCGTCTGGGCCTGCTTGATCTGTCAAATAATCAACTCTCGGGTAAGATCCCCGAAAGTTTTGGAGATCTAGTGAACATATATTATTTATTCCTCAACAACAACCTTCTGTCGGGAAAAATACCAAGAAGTTTAGGGAAGTGCAGGGATTTAAACAAGCTAGACCTGTCGTATAACAAACTGACAGGAAGCATACCTCCAGAAATGGGAATCCGTGGGATAGCGATTTTCCTGAATCTTTCTCATAATCAGCTAGAAGGACACATTCCTATTGAGTTAAGCAAGCTTGAAAACGTCCAAGAGATTGATCTTTCATCAAATCAGCTAGGGGGAATTATATTTGTTCAGATTTCAAGCTGCATTGCTTTGCAGACAATAAATTTGTCAAATAATTTTCTTGAAGGTCAGCTTCCTGAATCCCTAGGTGAGCTCTGGAGCCTTAAAGTTGTAGATGTTGCATGGAACAAGTTGTCTGGGAGGATTCCAACAAGCTTGAACAAAGTCAGTACTCTTACTTTTCTGAATCTCTCATTCAACAACTTCGATGGACGAATACCCACTGGAGGCATATTTGACTTTGCCACGAACTTATCATTTGTGGGCAATCAGCATCTCTGTGGGATTATTCCTGGATTTCCAACTTGCCACCAGAAACTGGAATTTTTCCACTCGCATCTGTTTCTGATCATCTTATGTTCAGTCGTATCTGTATCAATGTTCTTGTCAACGATATGCTGTGTCATTGGATGTCAGAGACTCAAAGTCGTAATTGGCTCTACTAGTCAGCCTGAAAGAGAAAACCAAATGCCCCCAGAAGTGATGCACAATTTTCCAAGAATTACCTATAAAGAACTGGCAGAGGCAACCGGAGGATTTGAAGACCAGAGGCTGATTGGATCAGGCAGCTATGGACGCGTCTACAAGGGAGTTCTACCAGATGGCACATCCATAGCTGTCAAGGTTCTGCATTTACAAACTGGCAATTCTACCAAGAGTTTTAACAGAGAATGCCAAGTATTAAAAAGGATTCGTCATAGGAACCTGATGAGAATTATTACCGCATGTAGTTTGCCTGACTTCAAGGCTCTTGTTCTTCCCTATATGGCAAATGGGAGCTTAGATAGTCGTCTCTACCCCCACCCAAGAACGGGTCTAAGTTCGGGCTCCTCGGACTTGAGTCTCCTGCAGAGGATTAATATTTGCAGTGATATTGCAGAAGGGATGGCTTATCTACACCATCATTCTCCTGTAAAAGTCATACATTGTGATCTAAAGCCAAGCAATGTTCTTCTCAATGATGACATGACAGCTTTAGTCTCTGACTTTGGGATAGCAAGATTGGTTATGACAATTGGTGCAGGAAATGCTGGGGTAATGGAGAATATGGGTAACTCTACTGCTAACTTATTGCGTGGTTCTGTTGGATATATTGCACCAG AGTATGGGTTTGGGGCAAGCGCATCCACAAAGGGAGATGTATACAGCTTTGGTGTGATGGTTCTTGAAATGGTGACTAGGAAGAGACCGACAGATGACATGTTTGTTGGTGGTCTAAGCCTGCACAGATATGTAAAATGTTATTATCATAGAGAGGTTGAGAAAATTGTAGACTCCTCATTGATAAGAGCTGTAAAAGACGAGACTCCCgaagtcaagaaaatgtcgGAGGTTGCTATAGGAGAACTAATTGAACTGGGCATTCTTTGCACTCAGGATTCTCCCTCTGCGAGGCCTACAATGCTCGATGCTGCAGATGATTTGAATCGCCTGAAGAAATACTTAGGTGGGGATACCACTGCAACTTTTGCCTCATCTCTCGGAATATCATCATCCACTTTTAGTAGTGATTGGTGA
- the LOC113742030 gene encoding uncharacterized protein produces MTILGMRAFFLICLFSLLGIQARPLLEHGYTSMVESNDGTPAPKSVDKVLLRMIITYEQAPGLHLVQPSLATSYGRTLSPPPPPMPASPTHYHEASHGVEQTPGLHLVQPSLATSYGRTLSPPPPPMPASPTHYHEASHGVEPTPGLHLVQPSLATSYGRTLSPPPPPMPASPTHYHEASHGVEQTPGLHLVQPSLATSYGRTPSPPPSPKPASPTHYHEARHGVYESPPNPFLASS; encoded by the exons ATGACGATTCTCGGTATGAGAGCTTTCTTTCTGATTTgcctcttttctcttttgggAATTCAAGCAAGACCTTTGCTAG AGCATGGTTACACCTCTATGGTCGAGTCAAATGACGGAACTCCTGCTCCTAAGAGTGTAGACAAAGTCCTGTTGAGGATGATCATAACTTACGAGCAAGCACCAGGCTTGCATCTGGTTCAACCGTCCTTGGCAACCAGCTATGGAAGGACTCTTTCACCTCCTCCTCCACCAATGCCAGCATCACCAACTCACTATCATGAAGCAAGCCATGGAGTCGAGCAAACGCCAGGCTTACATCTGGTTCAACCGTCCTTGGCAACCAGCTATGGAAGGACTCTTTCACCTCCTCCTCCACCAATGCCAGCATCACCAACTCACTATCATGAAGCAAGCCATGGAGTCGAGCCAACGCCAGGCTTACATCTGGTTCAACCGTCCTTGGCAACCAGCTATGGAAGGACTCTTTCACCTCCTCCTCCACCAATGCCAGCATCACCAACTCACTATCATGAAGCAAGCCATGGAGTCGAGCAAACGCCAGGCTTACATCTGGTTCAACCGTCCTTGGCAACCAGCTATGGAAGGACTCCTTCACCTCCTCCTTCACCAAAGCCAGCATCACCAACTCACTATCATGAAGCAAGACATGGAGTCTATGAATCACCTCCAAATCCCTTCCTAGCCTCAAGCTAA
- the LOC113742474 gene encoding F-box/kelch-repeat protein At1g57790-like, translated as MDVVEGMNMEQRDWTNVPEELLTLILSHLFLDDARRFRNVCRTWKSVPDPIEQSPIRFPVPQSQWLMHKDLSRGTCKFSHPVYRDAYCLGSPELSGHSQPSHQPPPGGDTVISSVLRFSKGGWLLMSKGRFSVFFYNPFTKAKMYLPLVPDPERYVLRVITFLSTPASPDCLVFGLSALFYRHVAISIIRRGEKHWNFYRFENNLPIIPSYCNPVFHKGMFYCLGEGGNLGVFSPEDNQWTVLVKPQKIYKGGHERYLLEIDGELISVFVRRLGSQISVFRLDETKMAWEEVSDLGDNMVFISPTNSFSRKKVIEGMQNKIYFSRLHKGCCVFYSLDTKKFHTLLTDFSSASLYNTPEQLRSCWIEPSADHHITEEQLNW; from the coding sequence ATGGACGTTGTGGAAGGGATGAACATGGAGCAGAGAGATTGGACTAACGTTCCAGAGGAGCTTTTGACCTTGATCTTGTCACATCTATTTCTGGACGATGCCAGGCGTTTCCGAAACGTGTGTAGAACATGGAAATCGGTCCCTGATCCCATCGAACAATCCCCAATCCGATTCCCGGTGCCTCAGTCGCAGTGGCTCATGCATAAAGATTTAAGCCGGGGGACATGCAAATTCAGCCATCCAGTTTATAGAGATGCATACTGCCTCGGTTCCCCTGAATTGTCTGGGCATTCACAGCCATCTCACCAGCCTCCTCCTGGTGGTGATACAGTTATTTCTTCTGTGCTACGTTTTTCCAAGGGGGGTTGGTTGCTAATGTCGAAAGGGCGCTTCTCGGTATTCTTTTACAATCCATTCACCAAAGCAAAGATGTATTTGCCACTTGTACCTGATCCTGAGCGTTACGTCTTAAGAGTTATAACGTTTCTGTCAACACCAGCATCTCCGGACTGCTTGGTCTTTGGTTTATCGGCCTTGTTTTACAGGCATGTGGCGATTTCAATCATTCGTCGTGGAGAAAAACATTGGAACTTCTACAGGTTCGAAAACAATCTGCCCATCATTCCATCTTACTGCAATCCAGTTTTCCACAAGGGCATGTTTTATTGCTTGGGTGAAGGAGGGAATTTGGGAGTTTTCAGTCCCGAGGACAATCAGTGGACTGTTCTTGTCAAACCCCAGAAAATCTATAAAGGAGGCCATGAAAGATATCTACTTGAGATTGATGGGGAGCTCATCTCCGTGTTTGTCCGGCGGCTGGGTTCACAGATTTCTGTTTTTAGGTTGGACGAGACAAAGATGGCTTGGGAAGAGGTATCTGATTTGGGTGATAATATGGTGTTTATTAGCCCCACAAATtccttttcaagaaaaaaagtcatAGAAGGAATGCAAAATAAGATCTATTTTTCAAGGTTGCACAAAGGGTGTTGTGTGTTTTATTCACTCGACACTAAAAAGTTTCACACATTGCTGACGGATTTCTCGAGTGCAAGTCTATATAATACTCCGGAGCAATTGCGTAGCTGTTGGATTGAGCCAAGTGCAGATCATCACATTACTGAAGAACAACTCAACTGGTAG